In Citrus sinensis cultivar Valencia sweet orange chromosome 3, DVS_A1.0, whole genome shotgun sequence, the sequence ttttcatgATCTAATGAAAGCTTGTTCTGCAATTGCTATATTTGACTTAATTTTCTGTTATTCACAGTGATTGTACCATAAATATCAGTGATCTTAGGGATGGCCAGAGACACGACATGTGGATACCTCTTCAGAACATTAAAATAGGCAGGCTGCATCTCGCAATAACAGTTCTTGAAGAGAGTGCAAAGGTCTGTTGTATCAGCTTTCAGTGActagtaaaaatataacagTTTGacatattgttttaaattgtgATGAAACACTTCTGCCGAGGTAAGCAGTAAAGTTTCATGTGAACTGTTGGCATAATTTCAGCAGGGGGTTGATAGTCCATGTGACGGGGGAACATTAAACAAGGAAGGTATGGGAAACAAGGAGGATCAAAGCAACAAGAAAGATATACAGGAATCCTTTGCGAATGAAACTACTGACAAGGGTTCCTTTTCGTCTGTATCGTCAGAGAAGTCACCAAAGGTGGTAGATAATTTTGAACCCATCAACATTGAGGGGCAACAAGAGACTGGGATATGGGTCCATCAACCAGGAAGTGAAGTAGCTCAGACATGGGAGCCTAGAAAGGGTAAGAACAGGCGCTTGGATACCCTGGTCCGCAGAGTGCCTAATGGTTCCTTTAACAGTACCAATTCTGCCGCATCTGGATCCTTGAACAATGACAGCAGCAGCACTGATGATAATCAGGAgggaaaaaattcaataagacGGGGCCTACGGAAGATTGGTTCTATGTTTCAGAGGAATTCTAGAAAGGAAGATCATGCAGGAAGCATTGGAGAGGCTGTTCCTTCTCCACGTGTCAACCTTAGAGCAGTCAATACAAAGGACGTTGGTGTGAAGTTCATAGTGGAAGACAGCCTTTCAGGGTCTATTCCTGTTAAGGCTACAAAAGATATAAATGTGAGTTCGGACGAAAGTGGTCCAGAAAGTCCTAGCAGGGGACATGTGAAAGGTATGGCAAAGAGCATCATGAAACATGCTGAGAAACATGCTCGCAGCATAAAACATGCCTTCTCTCGGAAAGATTCAACAAAGCGTCGAGGAGGTACATCACCGGTGACAGAACGAGAACTTTATGTTGATTCTGATTCCTCTGATGATGAATCTCTTCCATCCTCTAGACTTGAAAGGATTCCTGATTTTCCCATTCCCATGAGCTCCTGCTCCACTAGAGATGACAACTGTGATACCAAGGAACAGATCACGCGGACAAGTTCAAGTGATCCTGAAGCAGACATATTAGGCCAAACAGATAAAGTGAGTGCTGAtagtgaagaaaagaaagatgatGATGAGGTGAACAAAACTGAGGGGGTTGATGATGGGCAGATCGAGTTCATAAAACCTGAGCTTTCTGAAGGGGATCTGAAGGGGGCAGAGGATATAAACCGAGGAGCTGAAACTGATGTCTCATAGTAATTTTACCATTGCAAAATAGGTGTGAATTACGAAATGAACGTTTAAGTTTTGCGCATTTTTTGATTAGATTGTATCGCATCCAAATAGAATGTCAGAAACTGCTTTTTAGATATTGCATTTTCATTTGGTTGGTATGTTTGTATTACTTGTTAGCACATGTATAGCATATTACAGAAACCACTTCAATGCAAATTTTCAACTCTTCtgtttttggaaattttgCATAAAGCTTGAGGTCGAACAATTACAATCGATTCTGAGTCTGAGAACTTAATTCTACAGCATCGCCAATTTGCTGCTGAAGTTTAGAGATACATATGTGGCTGGACAAAAAGAGAGTATATAGGCATCCACATCTTTTTCCTTTGAGAGTGGTACAGCAGTTGACATTAATCTCAGACAATTGAAAGGTCCAGGCATGGTGGTGTCAAATTGAAGACCATGATCAAACCAATTCATCAAAATCTTTATGATGGTTTAAGCCAAAGGCATCTTCATCGCCCTCCATTTTATGTCCGACGATCAGTTCTAAACCCCTTGAAGCATACCCATCTACAGGCCAACAGAGCAAGACATAATTTTCCCATTCATGGATCAACCTCAACTGGCCAAGCTATCAACAGTTTCTGTGACGTAAACACGGTTACGATTGTCTTTCCCAAAAGTAACACATCCAACGATCTCCCTCCACATCCCCATCCTCGGAACAAAACCTTGTTGCACCATCGTCTTCAATACCCAATCCACATCCTCAACCAGCTTCTGATTACAAAGTCCATGAATCAACTTCTTGTAGGACACAAAACTAGGACTCATACGTTCACAAATCATCCTACCTACAAGCTCTTTCGCCTCAGGAAACCTCTTCTTATCAAGCAAACCATACAAAACCTCTTGATAAGACGCTGAATTTGGATAACACCCTTTACCCTTCATCCTCTCCAAAAGCTTCATTCCCTCCTCAACCTTGCCTTGCTTCCTAAGGCCcgaaatcaatatattaaacGTTACCGTATCAGCATCAATTCCCTCACTTTCCATCCTCTCAAGCAACCCAAATGCTTCCTCCACATTACCCTTCTCACACAAACCATGCATCAACGTCGAATACGTCCTCACATTGGGCTCACAATTTTGTTTAGGAAATTCATCGAGCACGTAGAATGCAGCCTCCAAATTCCCATTTTCACACAACCCTTTAAGAAGAATGTTAAGACAACAAGCATCAATCTCAACTCCAAGCTTAGCAGCACTAGTGTAAATCCCCTGTATCTCACCAAACAGTTTGGCCGAAACAAGCAAATTGAGCACCAAATTGAACGTTTTGACACTCGGCCAACAATTATAACTTGGCATATCAAAAAGGGTCTCAATTGCTTTGCTAATTCTCCCAGCCATATTTCCATAAATTTTGAtcacattataaaaaaatccatCTGAAAAACGACACAgtttttcaacttttattcTTTGCATTATGTCTTCAATGGCATCGAAGCGTTTGGCTTGAGCAAGCTTGTTGATGATAAGAGTGTAAAGAGCTTCATTCGGATTGTAGTCTTTTCTCTTGGAGTATTGATTCAAAACTGAAATTACTGAAATGGGGTCTCTGAGATTTGAAAAGATTTTCAAGACTTCGGTTGGTGAGAGCCAGTCTTTGTGATTCAGTTTGTAGGCGTGGTGATCAGAATCTTGATGCGAAGCTGAAGGAGAAGCGAGTGCGAAAGTTCTTTTACGAGTGATTGTTGAAGCAGAAGAAAGAGATTGAATGATTGATTGGCGATGGTTACGAGCAAAATGTGAACGTAAGATCATATTTTGTGGCCAGAAGCAAATGAAAACGATGAGTGTGTCAATGGGTTTGTAGTTCTCTTTTCTGCTCACAAGCAGCAATAAAATGCGCTTCTCACAAGCAGCAATAAAATGCGCTTCTCACAAGCTTTGTTGCTCGAGTGGGTTTTTATTGCtacttattattagtaatgagattaattgtatttaaaaGTGAGcacatgaatttattttaggaGAAGTTTTATTAGTTGAGTATCATCGTTTATCGCTCACCATATCACTTCTTCATTTTAAGATAATTGTATATCCTTTGATTAAAgtaactcaattttattttatatgaatataattattaaaatagagATTCATGTAAtttggacaaaaaaaaaagtctccaTAAAATTTCGGTCAGTCACAGACTCACAGTGAT encodes:
- the LOC102606869 gene encoding C2 domain-containing protein At1g53590 isoform X2; protein product: MSLMEISIMHHVGIVLFLLWLLSYFDRCHPAAYFISLIYLYSVHDRYVMRLRRKVEFEERKNSFQRRVLKDSETVRWLNHAIEKMWPICMEQIASQKLLLPIIPWFLEKYKPWTAKKALVQHLYLGRNPPMLTEMRVLRQSNDDDHMVLELGMNFLTADDMSAILAVKLRKRLGFGMWAKMHVTGMHVEGKVLVGVKFLRRWPFIDRLRVCFAEPPYFQMTVKPIFTHGLDVTEFPGIAGWLDKLLSIAFEQTLVEPNMLVVDVDKFASPQPGNWFSVDVKEPVAYARVEVVEASDMKPSDLNGLADPYVKGQLGPYRFRTKTQRKTLSPKWHEEFNIPISTWDSPNVLVIEVRDKDHFVDDTLGDCTINISDLRDGQRHDMWIPLQNIKIGRLHLAITVLEESAKGVDSPCDGGTLNKEGMGNKEDQSNKKDIQESFANETTDKGSFSSVSSEKSPKVVDNFEPINIEGQQETGIWVHQPGSEVAQTWEPRKGKNRRLDTLVRRVPNGSFNSTNSAASGSLNNDSSSTDDNQEGKNSIRRGLRKIGSMFQRNSRKEDHAGSIGEAVPSPRVNLRAVNTKDVGVKFIVEDSLSGSIPVKATKDINVSSDESGPESPSRGHVKGMAKSIMKHAEKHARSIKHAFSRKDSTKRRGGTSPVTERELYVDSDSSDDESLPSSRLERIPDFPIPMSSCSTRDDNCDTKEQITRTSSSDPEADILGQTDKVSADSEEKKDDDEVNKTEGVDDGQIEFIKPELSEGDLKGAEDINRGAETDVS
- the LOC102606869 gene encoding C2 domain-containing protein At1g53590 isoform X1, which produces MSLMEISIMHHVGIVLFLLWLLSYFDRCHPAAYFISLIYLYSVHDRYVMRLRRKVEFEERKNSFQRRVLKDSETVRWLNHAIEKMWPICMEQIASQKLLLPIIPWFLEKYKPWTAKKALVQHLYLGRNPPMLTEMRVLRQSNDDDHMVLELGMNFLTADDMSAILAVKLRKRLGFGMWAKMHVTGMHVEGKVLVGVKFLRRWPFIDRLRVCFAEPPYFQMTVKPIFTHGLDVTEFPGIAGWLDKLLSIAFEQTLVEPNMLVVDVDKFASPQPGNWFSVDVKEPVAYARVEVVEASDMKPSDLNGLADPYVKGQLGPYRFRTKTQRKTLSPKWHEEFNIPISTWDSPNVLVIEVRDKDHFVDDTLGDCTINISDLRDGQRHDMWIPLQNIKIGRLHLAITVLEESAKQGVDSPCDGGTLNKEGMGNKEDQSNKKDIQESFANETTDKGSFSSVSSEKSPKVVDNFEPINIEGQQETGIWVHQPGSEVAQTWEPRKGKNRRLDTLVRRVPNGSFNSTNSAASGSLNNDSSSTDDNQEGKNSIRRGLRKIGSMFQRNSRKEDHAGSIGEAVPSPRVNLRAVNTKDVGVKFIVEDSLSGSIPVKATKDINVSSDESGPESPSRGHVKGMAKSIMKHAEKHARSIKHAFSRKDSTKRRGGTSPVTERELYVDSDSSDDESLPSSRLERIPDFPIPMSSCSTRDDNCDTKEQITRTSSSDPEADILGQTDKVSADSEEKKDDDEVNKTEGVDDGQIEFIKPELSEGDLKGAEDINRGAETDVS
- the LOC102607150 gene encoding pentatricopeptide repeat-containing protein At3g14580, mitochondrial, which codes for MILRSHFARNHRQSIIQSLSSASTITRKRTFALASPSASHQDSDHHAYKLNHKDWLSPTEVLKIFSNLRDPISVISVLNQYSKRKDYNPNEALYTLIINKLAQAKRFDAIEDIMQRIKVEKLCRFSDGFFYNVIKIYGNMAGRISKAIETLFDMPSYNCWPSVKTFNLVLNLLVSAKLFGEIQGIYTSAAKLGVEIDACCLNILLKGLCENGNLEAAFYVLDEFPKQNCEPNVRTYSTLMHGLCEKGNVEEAFGLLERMESEGIDADTVTFNILISGLRKQGKVEEGMKLLERMKGKGCYPNSASYQEVLYGLLDKKRFPEAKELVGRMICERMSPSFVSYKKLIHGLCNQKLVEDVDWVLKTMVQQGFVPRMGMWREIVGCVTFGKDNRNRVYVTETVDSLAS